Proteins encoded within one genomic window of Humulus lupulus chromosome 1, drHumLupu1.1, whole genome shotgun sequence:
- the LOC133779480 gene encoding uncharacterized mitochondrial protein AtMg00820-like produces MVTRKKLANEIANACYLSLVEPKSVKDALKAEHWISAMQDELQQFERNEVWILVPRPLGANIIGTKRIFRNKNDDVGNVVSNKARLVAQGYTQIKGVDFEETFAPVARLESIKILLVVACNMKFKLYKIDVKM; encoded by the coding sequence ATGGTCACTAGAAAGAAACTAGCTAATGAGATTGCTAATGCTTGTTATCTTTCTTTAGTGGAGCCAAAATCAGTTAAGGACGCCCTTAAAGCCGAGCACTGGATATCTGCCATGCAAGATGAGCTTCAACAGTTTGAGAGGAATGAAGTGTGGATTCTTGTTCCTCGTCCTTTGGGTGCCAACATCATTGGTACTAAGCGGATATTCAGAAATAAGAATGATGACGTGGGAAATGTGGTGAGCAACAAGGCAAGATTAGTTGCTCAAGGGTATACACAGATTAAGGGAGTGGATTTTGAGGAAACCTTTGCTCCGGTGGCTAGATTGGAATCCATAAAAATTTTGTTGGTTGTAGCGTGCAACATGAAGTTCAAGTTGTATAAAATTGATGTCAAGATGTAA
- the LOC133779368 gene encoding patatin-like protein 3: MAAATSSSTIEPPKYGRLITILSVDGGGIRGIIPAVILEYLESQLQALDGPEARLADYFDVMSGTSTGGLITAMLTAPNTQKRPLYSAKQIVPFYLEHSPHIFPQSRGIFGSIIGSVKDATGPKYDGKYLHNLVNKLLGTTRLHQTLTNIVIPAFDIKKLQPTLFSSYRAPASSAMDARLADIAIATSAAPTYLPSHYFTNQDKDGNTEEFHLIDGGVAVNNPSFLAISEMTKQIAKNNSSFDSNSMPLDFSRFLVISLGTGSNKTEQKYNAKLSATWGPLSWIYYHGSTPIIDVFSKASVTMVDYHNCVFFHALGSDDNHLRIDDDTLTGDLSSVDIATQSNLNNLVEVGKKLLKKPHSRINLASGHYEPIPNSTTTNEDELKRFAKLLSEERRLRKSNAKAAY, translated from the exons ATGGCCGCAGCAACATCATCCTCAACAATTGAACCTCCAAAGTATGGAAGGCTCATTACAATTCTTAGTGTTGATGGAGGAGGAATTAGAGGAATCATCCCTGCTGTTATTCTTGAATACCTTGAATCTCAACTTCAA GCACTAGATGGCCCAGAGGCACGTCTTGCAGATTACTTTGATGTAATGTCGGGAACAAGCACAGGGGGCCTTATTACAGCCATGTTAACTGCTCCCAATACCCAAAAACGCCCTTTGTATTCTGCGAAACAGATTGTCCCATTTTACCTCGAACACTCTCCACATATTTTCCCTCAGTCAAG GGGGATATTTGGTTCAATTATTGGATCGGTGAAAGACGCAACGGGACCAAAATACGATGGAAAGTATCTTCATAACTTGGTCAATAAACTGTTAGGGACAACGAGGTTGCATCAAACTTTGACTAATATAGTCATTCCTGCTTTCGACATCAAGAAGCTCCAACCTACTCTTTTTTCCTCGTATCGG GCCCCAGCAAGCTCAGCCATGGATGCTCGCCTGGCAGACATTGCTATCGCTACGTCAGCAGCTCCAACATACCTTCCTTCTCACTATTTCACTAACCAAGACAAGGATGGAAATACTGAAGAATTTCATCTCATTGATGGTGGTGTGGCTGTTAATAATCCG TCTTTCCTTGCCATCAGTGAAATGACCAAACAAATAGCGAAAAACAATTCGAGCTTCGACTCGAATTCTATGCCTTTGGATTTCAGTCGTTTTCTAGTGATCTCATTGGGAACGGGTTCGAACAAGACAGAGCAGAAATACAATGCTAAACTTTCTGCCACGTGGGGACCTTTATCATGGATTTATTACCATGGATCAACTCCTATTATTGATGTTTTCTCTAAAGCAAGTGTTACTATGGTTGATTACCACAACTGTGTGTTTTTTCATGCCTTGGGTTCTGATGATAACCATCTCCGGATCGAT gATGACACGCTGACAGGAGACCTATCTTCGGTGGACATAGCAACACAATCGAACTTGAACAATCTAGTGGAAGTGGGCAAGAAGCTACTCAAAAAACCACATTCACGCATTAACTTGGCCTCTGGCCATTACGAGCCAATTCCAAACTCCACCACTACCAACGAAGATGAACTCAAaag GTTTGCAAAGCTACTTTCGGAGGAAAGGAGGCTTCGAAAATCCAATGCAAAAGCCGCTTATTAG